CCAGCGCTGCATTTGTGGCGTAGTCTTTGCTCATACGTAGTCATGTCCGAACTGGAAAACCCCTTTCAAGAGACCCTGCTCTCACGTCACCGTGCGGAACCCTGCACCGTGGTCATCTTTGGTGCCACCGGAGACCTCACGCACCGCAAGCTGATCCCCGCCTTCTATAACATCGCCGCCGAGGGCGACCTGCCGCCGCAGTTCAAGGTGGTGGGCTTTGCGCGCCGCGACAAGACGGATGAGGTCTTCCGCGCTGAGCTGGAGACGGGCAACCGCCAGAACAGCCGCCAGGGCCATAATGATGAGCTGTGGAAAAGTTTCTCCCAGAGCATCCACTACCACCGCAGCGAGTTTGAGGACCTGGAAGGCTACAAGGCCCTGGGCCGTCTGCTGGACCAGTTTGATGCGGAGCGCGGAGCACCTGCCAACCGCCTCTTCTACCTCGCGGCAGCGCCGGAGGCCTTCAAGCCCATCCTGGAGATGATCCGTGCGGCTGGACTCAATGAAGGGAAAGGCGGCAAGTGGGCCCGTGTGGTGTGCGAGAAGCCCTTTGGCAAAGACCTGGCCTCCGCGCAGAGCCTGAACTCCGTGGTGGCCGCCACCTTTGCGGAAAAGGACACCTACCGCATCGACCATTATCTGGGCAAGGAAACCGCGCAGAACATCATGGTGCTGCGCTTTGCCAACTCCATCTTTGAGCCCAACTGGAACAGCCGCTACATCGACCACGTGCAGATCACCTGCGCCGAAAACCTCGGCATGGAAGGCGGACGCGGCGGCTACTACGACACCGCCGGTGCGCTGCGCGACATGGTGCAGAATCACCTCTTCCAGCTCCTCACGCTGGTGGCCATGGAGCCGCCCACCGACCTGAGCGCCGACAGCGTGCGCGATGAGAAGGTGAAGGTGATCCGCGCCCTGCGCCCGCTGGTGGGCCCCGAAGCCGTGGGCAAGAACGTGGTGCGTGCGCAATACACCGCCGGAAGCGTGAATGGCGTGGCACGTGTGGGCTACCGCCAGGAAGATCGTGTGAATCCGGAATCGCAGACCGAGCCGTACGTGGCGCTGCGTCTGATGATCGACACCTGGCGCTGGCAGGGCGTGCCTTTTTACATCCGTGTGGGCAAGCAGCTGCCCAAGAAGGCCACGGAGATCAGTGTGCATTTCAAGAGGCCGCCGCAGGTGCCCTTTGCCACCGCAGGCATGCTCAAGAACAGCGAAAACACGCTCGTCATCCGCATTCAGCCGGATGAAGGAATCGCACTGCGAATCCTGTGCAAGCAGCCGGGGCAGGCCATGAGGATGCAGCAGGTGAAGATGGACTTCCGCTACTCCTCCAGCTTTGGCAAAGCCAGCCCCGAGGCCTACGAGCGCCTGCTGCTGGACGCCGTGGCCGGAGACGCCACGCTCTTTGCCCGCCGCGACGAGGTGGAGAACGCATGGAAGTTCATCGACGAAATCGAGAAAGCCTGGCACAAGTCCGACACACCGCCGACGATGCACGAATACCCCGCCGGAAGCTGGGGGCCGAAGGCTGCAGATGATCTGCTGCGCGCCGACGGCCGTGAGTGGCGGCTGCTCTAATCCTGGAGGAACATCATCATGCCTCCTGTGACTCTCAACGACATCGAACTCGACCGCCTTGGGCTTGAGACGCCCATCTCGCGCATTGATCGTGCGCTCAAGCAGCTCTGGGAGGGGGATGAAGCCAAGACGCGTGCGTCCATCACCAATCTGGCCATCTACACCGAGGACAGCTGCCAGCTGATGGCGGACAATGAGCTGCTGGACCATGTGGCTGCGCAGCATGCCTGCCGGGCGCTGCTCATCCTGGCGCTGCCGGAAAGCCAGCCACCGCGTGCGCGGGCGTGGATCCAGGCGCTGTGCCGCCCCTACCAAGGCAAGCAGGTGGTGTGCAGCGAGCAGATCAGCTTTGTGCTGGAGGGCGGAGACGCCACGCAGGTGCAGAACATCGTCTTTGCCAATCTGGACTCGGACCTGCCGCTCGTCGTCTGGTGGCAGGCGGACCTGGCCAAGAATTTTGAGGAGCACTTCTACAGCCGCATCGACACGCTGATCATCGACAGCTCCCGCTGGGAGGATCCTGCACGGCAGTTTGATGTGCTGCTGGCAGCGCTGAACTCCGAGACCGGCGGTTTTGATGTGCGTGATCTGGCCTGGACGCGCTCCCACTTCATGCGCACGGCGCTGGCCACCTGCTTTCAGGATGCCACCGCCTGCCACAATCTCTCCAAGCTTCAGACCATCCGCATCACGCATCGCAAAGGCCAGCGCACTGCGGCGCTGCTGCTGGCGGTGTGGATCAATCAGCGGCTGAAAGGCGAGCTGAAGCTGGAACTGATCGAGAAAGAAACCGGCCCTGCGCTGCAAGGACTGGTGCTGGAAGGCCCGGGCGTGCGCGGCGAAGTGCGGCGTGAGTGCGAGTCGTGTTTTGTGAAAGTGAGCTCCACCTGCGGCGAGCAGACGCGTGAAGAACTGCTGCCCGCCGATGTGGACACCGATGCCGAACTGGTGACGGAGCTGCTTTCCCGCTTCCATGGCAGCACGCTGTACTCCTCCATGCTGCCCTATGTGCGCAGCATGCTGAAATAACCGTTCGACACCGGCTGCTGCTGTCGGAAGACTGGGGGCATGCGCCCCTGGCTTCATCTTGCCCGTATTTCCAATCTGCCCACTGTCTGGACCAATGTCACTGCAGCGTGGCTGCTGGCGGGAGGGCCGCTGACGGATGTGCGTCTGGTGTGGCTGCTCATCGCGGGCTCGCTGCTCTACACGGGGGGCATGATCCTGAATGATGCGGCGGATGCGAAGTTTGATGCGGAGCACCGCAAAGAGCGTCCGATTCCCAGCGGGCAGGTGGGGCTGCGCACAGCATGGGTGGTGGGCGGCGTGATGCTTTTCATGGGCTCGGTGAGCGCGGTGGGGTATGGAGCCAACCCGCAGCTCACTGCCCTGATGATGGGGGCCATTGTGTTTTATGATCTCTACCACAAACGATGGGCGGGCTCGGTCATCATCATGGGGGCCTGCAGGCTGCTGCTTTACATGGTGGCGGCATCGGCGGTGGCACCTTTTACCGTGGCCAGTCAAAAGGGGGCTCTGTCATTCTTCGGTGCCGAGTGGCGCTATGAGACGGGCTTTCTCCCGGCAGGGCCCATGCTGGTGCTGCCTTTTGCGCTGGCGCTGGGTTGCTACATTGTGGGCATCACGGTGGCGGCGCGGCTGGAGCACAAGAATGAGCAGATGCCGGTGCCAGCCTCGCTGCTGGCTTTTGCGCTGCTTTACACACCGGCTATCGTCTGTGCCATGCGCTTTTCCTCCGCAGGCGGCAGCCCGCTGCAGATCGTGGTGCTTGGGGTGTTTGCCATGCTGGTGGCCTATGCCACGCAGACGCTGCGCAAGGGAGGGCCCGCCATCGGGCAGGCGGTGGGCTGGCTGCTGGCAGGCATCGCCGTGGTGGATGCCCTGGCCGTGGCCTCGGTGGCTCCGGGATTGGCGCTGGGCTTTGTGGTGCTGACTCCCCTGCTGCGCCTGTGGCAGCGTTGGGTGGCGGCGACTTGAAGCATGATCACGGCGGCGGCGCTTCGTTCGTCTTTCTGTTCAGCTGCTTGAGCTGTTTCTGGGTGTCGGCGTCGTCGGGGGAGATTTTCAGGGCGGCTTCAAACTCCTGCTTCGCTTCCGTGTTCTTTCCCATCTCGACGTAGAGCAGGCCGAGGTTGTAGTGGACGTTCAGGCTTTTGGGATCGAGTTCCCGTGCCTTGAGGTAGGACTTCATCGCCTCGTCTTTTTTGCCACGCTGATCCTGCAGGTTGCCGAGGTTGAGATGAAACATGGCGCTGGCGGGATCAATGCGCAGGGCCTCAGTGAGTGCGGCTTCGGCCTCCGGGTATTTCTTGGAGCCTGCCAAATAGGAGGCGTAGCTGTTGAGCGTGAAGCTGCGTTCTTTGGCAGCTTCGGGGCCTTTTTGCAGGTGGAGCAGGAGCTGGAAATCCACCTCTTCCAGGTCTTCGGGGGGCTTGGCACCCCACTCCACCAGCAGGCTCATGCGGTGCACACGGGCCTTGAGGCGTTTCATCTCGATCTCCAGACGGCTTTGCAGGGAGAGCTCGAATGCTTTTTCATACGCCTTTTCGGCCATGTCGTAGCGCTCCTCGTCCATGAGCTCGTCTCCGAGCGCCACGTATTTGCCGATGACCTTGCGCGACTGGTAGCGGTCATACTGGTCCTGGATGGATGGGATGAAAAACGCCAGGAGCATGACTGAGGCGCTGCTGAGCGTGGCGACATAGGGCCAGGCTTTTTTGCTCAGAGAAACAGGGTGGTCTGACATGGGGTGAGCCTCCTTCAGTCTTTGGAGTCTTCCTCCTCAGCTTCTTCTTCAACGTCCTCTTCGGCTTCTTCTTCCTCGCTTTCCTCCTCGTCAGCTTCCTCTTCGCTTTCTTCCGCGTCCTCAGCTTCCTCTTCTTCGACATCCTCCTCCACGGCGTGGGCAAAGGCGGCGAACCAGCCTTCGGCGGCGATGAGTTCTTCAGGCGTGCCCTGCTCCAGGATGCCGCCACCGCCCAGCACATAGACGTGGTCGGCATTGTGCACCATGCTGAACCGGTGAGCGATGATGATGATGGTGCAGGTGCTGCGCATCTGGTGGATGGCGTGGCGGATCTCTGCCTCGGTGTTGTAGTCGAGATTGGCGGTGGCTTCGTCCAGCACCAGGATCTTGGGGCGGCTGAGCAGCACGCGGGCGATCTGTACGCGCTGGCGCTCGCCCACGCTGAGGCCCATGCCGTTCTGGCCGATCTGGGTCTGCAGGCCTTCGGGCAGGCGGTCGACCAAGTTCTTGAGCCCGGCCTGCTCCACCACTTTCATCACTTCCGCATCCGTGGCGTCAGGCCGCTTGTAGCGCAGATTGTAGGCAAGAGTGCCGCGGAAGATGGCGCCGTCTGCCGCCACCATGCCGATGTGGCCGCGCACGCTGGAGGAGTCCAGGGCGCTGAGAGGCTGGCCGTCGATGAGGATCTCTCCCTGCTGCGGTGCATAGAGCTTGAGCAGGAGGTCCACCGCCGTGGTCTTGCCGGTGCCACTGCCGCCCACGATGGCGGTGATGGTGCCGGGCGCAAAGGTCATGGAGACGGACTTGAGCACCTGATGGTCTTCCACATAGGAGAAGCACACGTCCTTAAACTCCACGCGACCCTGGCTGATCTGCAGCGGCTGGCCGGGCTTCTCTCCACTTTTGTTTTCCAGCAGGCGGAAGGCGCGGGAGATGGAGGCGATGTGCTGCTGCATGTTGACCCACAGGCTGCATAGTTCGTCGATGGGTGAGTAAAGACGGTCCAGATACGCGACAAACATGACCACGTCTCCAGGCGTCAGCTTGTGCACCAGCGCGAGGTAGCCGCCGCAGCCCAGCACCATGGCGGTGGCCAGGTGGCTGAGCACGCCCTCCCAGAAGGCGAACTTGTTGGCGAGCTTGCTGCGCTCCACGTAGTTGTCATACGCGCCGCTGGAGATGCGGCGGTACTCCTGCACCTCCCGCGTTTCAGCGCCGCTGAGCTTCACAGTTTTGATGCCTTCGAGGGCGGTGTTGATGCGGGCGCTGACATCCTCCCAGCGCTCGTAGTAGGTGTTGAGTCCGGTCTCCAGTTTTTGTGAAGAGCGCCACGCGATGATGAGATAGATGGGAATGAGGGAGATGGAGATCAGCGCCAGCGTGGTGTTCTGGTAGAACATGATGGCCATGATGCCAAAGAGGCTGATGAACTCCGGCAGGATCTCCTGGGAGAAGGCACCAACGATGGCGCTGACCTCCTCGCTTTGATCGATCTGCTTGGCGATGGCCGCCGGGGCGCGTTTGCCAAAAAAGCCCAGCGGCAGCTTCAGCACATGGGCAAAGGCCCCTTGGATGAACTCCTGCTCGATGTCGCAGTCGAGCTGCGCCTTCTTGTTCTCCGCATAGAGCCAGAGGATGTAGCTGATGACATTGACGCCGAGCATGAGCAGCACGGCGTAGAGCAGGGTGTAGATGGCCTCTCCCGGTGTGCGCTCGGCCACGTGCTCCTGGGTGTGGGGCTTCTTCTCGTGCGTCTTCTTGGTGGGCGCGGGCAGGTGGTGGGTGCTGGGGTGCTGCGCGGAGTGGATCTTCTGGCGCAGAAAATCCTCCACCGGATTGTCGCTGGTCTCCAGCTCCTCTCCAGCAGCGGCCCTGGCCTTGTCGTTGGCGTGTTTGACGAAGAGGCCGGCGATGTCGTTGATGGCCTCGCGGTAGATCAGCGGCTCGATGAGTCCCGCGCCGGTGCTGAGAAGGGTGATGAAAGCCACCAGCAGGAAGCGGCCACGATGCGGCTCCACCAGCTTGTAAAGGTGCTGCAAGACCTCTTTCTTCATGCGGTGATGCATTGAACGGAGCGCAGCATGCCCCTGCAACTTTTTTTATGCAGCGGATGATCTGCTGGCTGCGATGCAAGGCCTTGCAGTCTTCCTCCCCTGCCGTGGCCGCTCCCGGTGGGTTGGGGCACCGGGAGCGGTGGATCTCCGGCTCCGCCTTCGAGGCTGGAGCCTAGTTCAGCGCCAGTGCGGCCTGGCACAGGCTGGCGGCTGCGGCTTCTGGATGGGCCGTGTTTTGGGGGGGAAAGAAAGGCGTGCCGCGCAGCACCTGCCGCACGGCTGCCAGGTGGCTGGTCACACTGCTGCCGGTGCTGATGCAGCCATGAGCGCCAGAGCGCAGCACGCGGTCTGACTCCAGCTCCTGGCCGTGGCGTGAGACCAGCAGAATCTTGAGCCTGGGATGCAGCACGGTGAGATCCCGCGCCAGCTCCAGGAGGCGGTGCTCCTGCAGCTTAAGATCAATGAGGACCAGAGCGGGCCGCTGCTGGGAGACGGCGGCAAAGGAACATGATGCGCAGGTGACTGCTGCGGCAAAGGAGAGGTCTGGCTGCGAGGCCAGCGAAGCGCGAAAGCTGGCGGTGCTCTCAGGATTATCAGCCACGATGACGATGCGGTTGGGGGAGCTCATGTCTGGCACTGGGTCGGGGGTTGGTGTGCCGGACATTCATGAGTGAACCATGCTCCATCCATCAAAGAATTGGAACAAAACCTTCGCATTCGGCTGGAGGCCGGCGGCGGATTTGTGCACTGGGCGGGCGTCCGCATCCCGGGACATGTCATCAGCAAGATGCAGGTCTTCGTCCAGGTGCTGATGCACTTCATAAAAACCCAGGTGAGTGCTGCCTGTGCCTGGTGTCTTGGTCTGAGGGTAAACGTGGGACGAGTTCATGGTGGAGGTGCGCTGGGCTGGGATGATGAACATGGGGTTGTGTCTTGCCGGTTACATGGTCGTGATGGGTTGATCGGGCAGCACCATCATGCGCGCATGCACCAGATTCCGGTATCAGCAGCGAGTCCTCTTACGTTTAGGCCTCGGGCCTAAAAGCTCGTGGCGTTCATCATTTGATCACCTCACGCTGCGTCTCCACCCAGCGCACGGCCTGGCGGATCATTTCAGCACTGGTGACAAAGCCCATCTTCTCTTTGATGTGATCGCGGTGCACCGAAACAGTCTTGGGGCTGAGATGAAGCTGTGCGGCGATCTCCTTGGCAGTCTTGCCGTGGCCAAAGAGCTCAAAGACCTGGAACTCGCGGTCGCTGAGTTTTTTCAGCGGAGACTCCGAGGAGCCGCGCGGACGCGGAGAGGCAAAGGAGGCCGCGAGATGTGCCGCCAGCTTGTCGCTCACGTACACACCGCCGTCGATCACGCGGGCGATGGCGTCCATCAGCGCGTTGCCGGGGCTGTCCTTGCTCACGTAGCCGCAGGCTCCGGCACGCAGCGCACGCGCGGCAAAGAGCATCTCATCATGCATTGAGCTGACGACGATCTTGACGCCCGGGTGCAGGGCTGCGAGGTCCTTGATGAGCTCCAGGCCGCCGCGTCCGGGCATGTTCAGGTCGGTGATGATGAGGTCGGGCTTTTCGTGCGTCACGAGGCTGATGGCATCCGCCTCATTGGTGGCGGTGCCGCAGATTTCATACTGAGGATAGGCCTGCAGCATGAAGCGGTAGCCGTTGATCACGGCGGGATGATCATCCACCAGCATGATGCGGCAGGTGCGTGCGGGAGCTTCGACGGTGTTCATGATTTGAGCGGTATTTGTACGGCGATACGTGTGCCACCAGCCGGAGGAGCGCCGTACTCCATCCTGCCGCCCATGACTTCGGTGCGGTGCTGCATGATTCGAAAGCCCAGCCCGCCACGCTCGGCCAGGCCTTCAGGCAGGCCGCAGCCGTCGTCGTCCACCTCCAGGGCCAGGGTGCCGTCGCGGCATTCCAGGCCGATGCGGATCTCCTGGGAGTCGGCGTGTTTCAGGGCATTGTTCACCGCCTCTTGCGCGATGCGGTAGAGATTGCACGCGGTGGCTTCATCCACCTCAGGGATGTGCTCGGGGCACTCAAACACACAGCGGATGCCGGAGCTGCGCGTCGTGGTTTCTGCCAGCGCCTGCATCGCCAGTTCCAGGCCCTGCTCCCACAGGGGCACGGGCGCCAGTCCATGGGAGAGGCCGCGCACCTCCGCCATGGTGTCGCGCAGGCTCTGGCTGGTCTGCTGCGCACGCTCAGCCAGGGCGGGAAATTTGGTCTGCAGCTCTTCACTCAGCCCATTCATGGCCAGGAGCACGGCGGTGAGCTGCTGGCCGATGCCGTCATGCAGCTCATGCCCGATGCGGCGGCGCTCGTTTTCCGCAGACTCGATCACGGCGCGCTCCAGCTCGATGCGCTCGCGCTCACGGTCTGCCAGGCTCTGCGTCATTTTCCCAAACGCCACGGAGAGCTCGTGCACCTCGTCTCTTCCCTCCACCCCGCTGAAGCTGATGGCCCGCCCCTCCCCAAACTCCCGTACATACCGTGCCAGCCGCTCCAGACGCCGCGCCACGCCAAAGTGCAGCGTGGCCCACAGGCTGAGGCACATGAGGGCGATCACGGATGCGGACCACGCCATGCGCTTGCGTGCATCCTCATGCGCATGCAGCACGGCATTGGCGCGGTTGTACACCAGCAGCAGCCAGTACTGCTCCTGGGATTTCACCTCGACGGGAAAGGCCGCCTGCACCATGAAGTCCACACCATCCACCGTGCCGGACTCCATCAGCACGCCGATTTTCTTGCGCGAGTGCCGCCAGGCGGTGGCTGCGGGAGACGCCTCTGCCGGGCGCCCCACCCACTGCGGGGCGGTGCTGGCCAGCACCAGGCCTTTGGCATCCACCACTGCCGCCAGGTGCAGCCAGACCTCGTGCTTCCAGCCTGAGAGGCTGTCATTCAGCGCCTTCATGTCTCCGGCCTCCAGGTGCTGGCGCAGCAGGCTCGTCAGGCGTGTGCCGGTGGCGGAGGCCTGGGTGGTCACGTCATTGAAATCGCGCTCCAGGTCGTTTCGCAGATCCAGCTCATAGTCCAGGCATGCGGAGAGCAGCCCCAGGACCAGCAGCAGGGCAGGGATGAGGAAACGTAGTGGCGGGGGAAAAGTCACTGCGGTAAAAGCGGGGCTGTCCTGTGCATGGTTGGATGCAAGGTGGTCATGGTTGGCCTCCACAGTGGCTCGTCGGGGGGCACCTTCTCAATCACCCCAGCAGGCTAATTGCACACGCTGCGGCACAGGAGGGTGCCCGGCAGCCCGGATGACGCACCTTTCCGCTGAAAAGATGCCCTCCACGGCGCGAAATCTGT
The sequence above is drawn from the Prosthecobacter vanneervenii genome and encodes:
- a CDS encoding response regulator gives rise to the protein MSSPNRIVIVADNPESTASFRASLASQPDLSFAAAVTCASCSFAAVSQQRPALVLIDLKLQEHRLLELARDLTVLHPRLKILLVSRHGQELESDRVLRSGAHGCISTGSSVTSHLAAVRQVLRGTPFFPPQNTAHPEAAAASLCQAALALN
- a CDS encoding ATP-binding protein, with the protein product MTFPPPLRFLIPALLLVLGLLSACLDYELDLRNDLERDFNDVTTQASATGTRLTSLLRQHLEAGDMKALNDSLSGWKHEVWLHLAAVVDAKGLVLASTAPQWVGRPAEASPAATAWRHSRKKIGVLMESGTVDGVDFMVQAAFPVEVKSQEQYWLLLVYNRANAVLHAHEDARKRMAWSASVIALMCLSLWATLHFGVARRLERLARYVREFGEGRAISFSGVEGRDEVHELSVAFGKMTQSLADRERERIELERAVIESAENERRRIGHELHDGIGQQLTAVLLAMNGLSEELQTKFPALAERAQQTSQSLRDTMAEVRGLSHGLAPVPLWEQGLELAMQALAETTTRSSGIRCVFECPEHIPEVDEATACNLYRIAQEAVNNALKHADSQEIRIGLECRDGTLALEVDDDGCGLPEGLAERGGLGFRIMQHRTEVMGGRMEYGAPPAGGTRIAVQIPLKS
- a CDS encoding UbiA family prenyltransferase; this encodes MRPWLHLARISNLPTVWTNVTAAWLLAGGPLTDVRLVWLLIAGSLLYTGGMILNDAADAKFDAEHRKERPIPSGQVGLRTAWVVGGVMLFMGSVSAVGYGANPQLTALMMGAIVFYDLYHKRWAGSVIIMGACRLLLYMVAASAVAPFTVASQKGALSFFGAEWRYETGFLPAGPMLVLPFALALGCYIVGITVAARLEHKNEQMPVPASLLAFALLYTPAIVCAMRFSSAGGSPLQIVVLGVFAMLVAYATQTLRKGGPAIGQAVGWLLAGIAVVDALAVASVAPGLALGFVVLTPLLRLWQRWVAAT
- a CDS encoding response regulator yields the protein MNTVEAPARTCRIMLVDDHPAVINGYRFMLQAYPQYEICGTATNEADAISLVTHEKPDLIITDLNMPGRGGLELIKDLAALHPGVKIVVSSMHDEMLFAARALRAGACGYVSKDSPGNALMDAIARVIDGGVYVSDKLAAHLAASFASPRPRGSSESPLKKLSDREFQVFELFGHGKTAKEIAAQLHLSPKTVSVHRDHIKEKMGFVTSAEMIRQAVRWVETQREVIK
- a CDS encoding tetratricopeptide repeat protein; amino-acid sequence: MSDHPVSLSKKAWPYVATLSSASVMLLAFFIPSIQDQYDRYQSRKVIGKYVALGDELMDEERYDMAEKAYEKAFELSLQSRLEIEMKRLKARVHRMSLLVEWGAKPPEDLEEVDFQLLLHLQKGPEAAKERSFTLNSYASYLAGSKKYPEAEAALTEALRIDPASAMFHLNLGNLQDQRGKKDEAMKSYLKARELDPKSLNVHYNLGLLYVEMGKNTEAKQEFEAALKISPDDADTQKQLKQLNRKTNEAPPP
- a CDS encoding ABC transporter ATP-binding protein yields the protein MKKEVLQHLYKLVEPHRGRFLLVAFITLLSTGAGLIEPLIYREAINDIAGLFVKHANDKARAAAGEELETSDNPVEDFLRQKIHSAQHPSTHHLPAPTKKTHEKKPHTQEHVAERTPGEAIYTLLYAVLLMLGVNVISYILWLYAENKKAQLDCDIEQEFIQGAFAHVLKLPLGFFGKRAPAAIAKQIDQSEEVSAIVGAFSQEILPEFISLFGIMAIMFYQNTTLALISISLIPIYLIIAWRSSQKLETGLNTYYERWEDVSARINTALEGIKTVKLSGAETREVQEYRRISSGAYDNYVERSKLANKFAFWEGVLSHLATAMVLGCGGYLALVHKLTPGDVVMFVAYLDRLYSPIDELCSLWVNMQQHIASISRAFRLLENKSGEKPGQPLQISQGRVEFKDVCFSYVEDHQVLKSVSMTFAPGTITAIVGGSGTGKTTAVDLLLKLYAPQQGEILIDGQPLSALDSSSVRGHIGMVAADGAIFRGTLAYNLRYKRPDATDAEVMKVVEQAGLKNLVDRLPEGLQTQIGQNGMGLSVGERQRVQIARVLLSRPKILVLDEATANLDYNTEAEIRHAIHQMRSTCTIIIIAHRFSMVHNADHVYVLGGGGILEQGTPEELIAAEGWFAAFAHAVEEDVEEEEAEDAEESEEEADEEESEEEEAEEDVEEEAEEEDSKD
- the zwf gene encoding glucose-6-phosphate dehydrogenase; this encodes MSELENPFQETLLSRHRAEPCTVVIFGATGDLTHRKLIPAFYNIAAEGDLPPQFKVVGFARRDKTDEVFRAELETGNRQNSRQGHNDELWKSFSQSIHYHRSEFEDLEGYKALGRLLDQFDAERGAPANRLFYLAAAPEAFKPILEMIRAAGLNEGKGGKWARVVCEKPFGKDLASAQSLNSVVAATFAEKDTYRIDHYLGKETAQNIMVLRFANSIFEPNWNSRYIDHVQITCAENLGMEGGRGGYYDTAGALRDMVQNHLFQLLTLVAMEPPTDLSADSVRDEKVKVIRALRPLVGPEAVGKNVVRAQYTAGSVNGVARVGYRQEDRVNPESQTEPYVALRLMIDTWRWQGVPFYIRVGKQLPKKATEISVHFKRPPQVPFATAGMLKNSENTLVIRIQPDEGIALRILCKQPGQAMRMQQVKMDFRYSSSFGKASPEAYERLLLDAVAGDATLFARRDEVENAWKFIDEIEKAWHKSDTPPTMHEYPAGSWGPKAADDLLRADGREWRLL
- a CDS encoding glucose-6-phosphate dehydrogenase assembly protein OpcA — translated: MPPVTLNDIELDRLGLETPISRIDRALKQLWEGDEAKTRASITNLAIYTEDSCQLMADNELLDHVAAQHACRALLILALPESQPPRARAWIQALCRPYQGKQVVCSEQISFVLEGGDATQVQNIVFANLDSDLPLVVWWQADLAKNFEEHFYSRIDTLIIDSSRWEDPARQFDVLLAALNSETGGFDVRDLAWTRSHFMRTALATCFQDATACHNLSKLQTIRITHRKGQRTAALLLAVWINQRLKGELKLELIEKETGPALQGLVLEGPGVRGEVRRECESCFVKVSSTCGEQTREELLPADVDTDAELVTELLSRFHGSTLYSSMLPYVRSMLK